One Candidatus Planktophila sp. genomic region harbors:
- a CDS encoding DUF4389 domain-containing protein codes for MSQHVETQIDVTLTERNRVSALFRIILVLPMAIFLASFSPSDYSSTDNPNFLAVGFFALPVALAIIVRQIYPSYLLAFNEALLSLQTRVDAYVLLLTDEYPSIEKNEIVSVVFPPVDAKLLNRWLPLVKWFLAIPLYVVGLFYILYALFLTIFGWFSVVFTGNYPEKCAEGVVGTIAYWNRVAGYALLLVTDEYPTFSL; via the coding sequence ATGAGCCAACACGTTGAGACCCAGATCGATGTGACTTTAACCGAGAGAAACCGCGTCAGCGCCCTATTTCGAATCATCTTAGTTTTACCCATGGCAATCTTTCTTGCATCATTTTCTCCATCGGATTACTCCTCAACCGATAACCCTAACTTTCTTGCCGTTGGCTTTTTTGCACTTCCCGTTGCGCTTGCAATTATCGTTCGACAAATCTATCCAAGTTACCTCTTGGCATTTAATGAAGCGCTCTTATCTTTACAGACTCGAGTGGATGCCTACGTTCTATTACTCACCGATGAGTATCCGTCAATCGAAAAGAACGAAATAGTGAGCGTGGTTTTTCCACCAGTGGATGCAAAACTTCTCAATCGATGGCTGCCTCTTGTTAAGTGGTTTTTAGCAATTCCACTATATGTGGTTGGTCTTTTTTATATTCTCTATGCGCTTTTCTTAACAATATTTGGATGGTTTAGTGTCGTTTTTACAGGAAATTATCCTGAAAAATGTGCCGAAGGAGTCGTTGGAACAATTGCGTATTGGAATCGTGTAGCAGGGTATGCATTGCTATTAGTTACAGATGAATACCCAACTTTCTCTCTATAG
- the msrB gene encoding peptide-methionine (R)-S-oxide reductase MsrB, whose product MSEKAYPVKLNETELKSRLDQLSYEVLRNAATERPFTGEYTDTDKIGVYKCKACSAVLFKSETKFHSGCGWPSFYAPSSDDAVELIEDRSLFPRVRTEVLCVACGSHLGHVFKGEGYDVPSDERWCINSVSLILEDI is encoded by the coding sequence ATGAGCGAGAAGGCCTATCCAGTAAAATTAAACGAAACGGAGCTCAAATCCAGGCTGGATCAATTGTCGTATGAAGTCTTGCGAAATGCAGCTACTGAGCGACCATTTACTGGCGAATATACAGATACAGATAAAATTGGCGTCTATAAGTGTAAAGCGTGTAGTGCGGTACTTTTCAAAAGCGAAACAAAGTTTCATTCTGGATGCGGGTGGCCATCGTTTTATGCACCTTCTAGTGATGATGCAGTCGAACTTATCGAAGATCGCTCACTTTTCCCTCGTGTGCGAACTGAAGTTCTTTGCGTGGCATGTGGATCTCATCTAGGTCATGTATTCAAGGGAGAGGGTTATGATGTCCCAAGCGATGAGCGCTGGTGCATAAATTCAGTCTCACTAATCCTTGAGGATATTTAG
- the msrA gene encoding peptide-methionine (S)-S-oxide reductase MsrA, producing MSSIAYFATGCFWGAERRFWQMPGVIGTSVGYMGGRVMKPTYEEVCTGTTGHAEIVRVSFDESKISYQRLLEEFWTMHDPTSLNQQGGDIGTQYRSAIFTTTPAQYVTAVSSRDVYQGVLTAQGLDQIATEIISADGIEYFLAEEYHQKYLKKNPNGYDCHSSTGVAYPSIGISA from the coding sequence ATGAGTTCAATCGCCTATTTCGCTACTGGCTGTTTTTGGGGTGCTGAGCGCCGTTTCTGGCAGATGCCCGGAGTTATTGGGACTTCTGTCGGGTATATGGGTGGGCGCGTGATGAAGCCCACATATGAAGAAGTCTGCACTGGAACTACTGGTCATGCCGAAATAGTAAGGGTGAGCTTTGATGAATCAAAGATTTCTTATCAACGATTATTGGAAGAGTTTTGGACGATGCATGATCCAACATCGTTGAATCAACAGGGAGGTGACATAGGAACCCAGTATCGCAGTGCGATATTTACGACAACGCCGGCACAATATGTCACCGCTGTATCTTCACGCGATGTTTATCAAGGTGTGCTGACAGCACAAGGGCTCGACCAAATAGCAACAGAGATTATTAGCGCCGATGGTATTGAGTATTTCCTTGCCGAGGAGTATCACCAAAAGTATTTAAAAAAGAATCCAAATGGTTATGACTGTCATTCAAGCACGGGAGTTGCATATCCAAGCATTGGAATCTCGGCATGA
- a CDS encoding WhiB family transcriptional regulator yields MDWRHRSACRDEDPELFFPVGNTGPAISQIEEAKKVCNRCIVKDPCLAWALESGQDAGVWGGLSEDERRALKRRAARNRARLQEQQNSF; encoded by the coding sequence ATGGATTGGCGACATAGATCGGCCTGCCGCGATGAGGATCCAGAACTCTTCTTCCCAGTTGGAAATACTGGACCAGCAATCTCTCAAATTGAGGAGGCGAAGAAAGTCTGCAATCGATGCATCGTAAAGGATCCATGTCTGGCCTGGGCACTTGAGAGCGGGCAGGACGCTGGAGTGTGGGGTGGTTTATCTGAGGATGAACGTCGAGCACTTAAACGCCGCGCCGCACGTAATCGTGCCCGCCTTCAAGAGCAGCAGAACTCTTTCTAA
- a CDS encoding sensor histidine kinase, whose amino-acid sequence MPQFETLIHGRSSVTIDQAHRLRELIADWQLLSDLSFADLILWVPIRKDVKLWPTGHVAVAHIRPTTTATVFMDDVIGNEVTWGSRSQIDEALSSGEIIRTSEPERVGEVLIKEETVPVIFDGAVIAVISRHRNSDLMRSPGALERNYREIAHSLYRMVAEGSFPYRNAGSLFEPVPRVGDGLIRLDVNGVISFASPNARSAFSRMGWKSEIENHKLGDVAEAVIKNSHDAHEEGIKTRLNGKVLRRVEIDNQGATIDLLVLPLLVGDDRIGAIVLLQNVTELRRRDRELVTKDATIREIHHRVKNNLQTVSALLRLQARRIEDPGAASALNEAVRRIASIALVHETLSSSSESDVAFDIVLTSLISHALELSPRMGELSIERSGELGSLESRLATPLSLVITELMHNALEHGLAEQGSTLTINLARYSNECVITIVDDGIGLPEGFDLATSSNLGLQIVRTLTENELKGVLRLSSTDAGTTASLRFPL is encoded by the coding sequence ATGCCACAGTTTGAAACTCTAATTCACGGTCGAAGCTCAGTGACAATCGATCAAGCTCATCGTCTTCGAGAGTTAATAGCGGATTGGCAACTACTTTCGGATCTCTCTTTTGCTGACCTCATCCTCTGGGTTCCTATTCGCAAAGATGTGAAATTATGGCCGACCGGGCATGTTGCCGTTGCACATATACGTCCAACCACTACAGCCACTGTCTTTATGGATGATGTGATAGGAAATGAAGTGACGTGGGGTAGCAGGAGTCAAATTGACGAAGCGCTCTCAAGCGGCGAAATTATTCGAACGTCTGAGCCTGAAAGAGTCGGCGAAGTCTTGATTAAGGAAGAAACAGTGCCTGTAATTTTCGATGGAGCGGTTATTGCCGTGATTTCTCGCCATCGAAACTCCGATTTAATGCGATCTCCGGGAGCTCTTGAACGTAACTATCGGGAGATTGCTCATTCGCTCTATCGAATGGTTGCAGAGGGATCATTTCCTTACCGAAATGCAGGCTCTCTCTTTGAGCCAGTTCCCCGCGTCGGAGATGGATTAATTCGCCTTGATGTAAATGGTGTAATTTCATTTGCAAGTCCAAATGCACGATCTGCTTTTAGTCGAATGGGGTGGAAGAGTGAAATTGAAAACCACAAACTTGGCGATGTCGCGGAGGCGGTCATCAAGAATTCGCATGATGCACATGAGGAGGGGATTAAGACCAGATTAAATGGCAAAGTTTTACGCCGCGTTGAAATCGATAATCAAGGTGCGACAATCGATTTGCTAGTGCTTCCCTTGCTCGTTGGTGATGATCGAATTGGAGCTATTGTGCTACTCCAGAATGTTACAGAGCTTCGGCGTCGTGATCGCGAGCTAGTTACTAAGGATGCAACGATCCGCGAGATTCACCATCGTGTGAAAAATAATCTTCAAACGGTTTCAGCTCTTTTGCGACTTCAGGCACGACGAATTGAAGATCCAGGAGCGGCTTCGGCCCTAAATGAGGCAGTGCGCCGAATCGCATCGATCGCCTTGGTCCATGAAACTCTTTCAAGCAGTAGTGAGAGTGATGTCGCTTTCGACATAGTATTAACTAGTTTAATTTCACATGCTTTAGAGTTGAGCCCTCGAATGGGTGAACTCTCAATAGAACGAAGTGGGGAACTCGGTTCTTTGGAGTCACGGCTCGCAACTCCACTTTCATTAGTAATTACTGAATTAATGCATAACGCTCTAGAACATGGATTGGCAGAGCAAGGATCGACATTAACTATCAATTTAGCGCGTTATAGCAATGAGTGTGTTATCACAATCGTTGATGACGGCATTGGATTACCTGAAGGATTTGATTTAGCAACTTCTTCAAATTTAGGTTTACAAATTGTGCGTACTCTCACAGAGAATGAACTCAAAGGTGTTTTACGATTATCATCAACGGATGCTGGAACTACTGCTTCACTGCGTTTTCCGCTGTAA
- a CDS encoding Rv3235 family protein — MTTNPNYNELPTFNAITLTAISSDEDEDWLHPILEIFRPRLLPAIEKKSKLYSVPSTFDDEFDPDFAPEPTSTQDLPELKEWCKNFARNVLEIYAGRRTPAQLTKALHHRIFNELLGNSGSQKDVGHIRKVHIDEPLDGVCEATVTVRFGDRLRALTFRFEGVDGRWLCTALSLL, encoded by the coding sequence ATGACTACTAATCCGAACTACAACGAGTTACCCACATTCAATGCAATCACACTCACCGCCATTTCCAGTGATGAGGATGAGGACTGGCTACACCCTATTCTTGAGATTTTTCGGCCACGCCTGCTTCCTGCTATTGAAAAAAAGAGCAAGCTCTATTCTGTACCAAGCACCTTCGATGATGAGTTTGATCCTGATTTTGCTCCTGAACCAACTTCTACTCAAGACCTACCAGAGCTAAAGGAGTGGTGCAAAAATTTCGCACGAAATGTTCTCGAAATTTATGCTGGACGACGAACACCTGCGCAATTAACTAAGGCCCTTCACCATCGAATCTTTAATGAATTACTTGGCAATTCTGGGAGCCAGAAGGATGTGGGCCACATAAGAAAAGTGCATATAGACGAACCGCTAGATGGTGTTTGTGAAGCGACCGTTACAGTTCGATTCGGCGATCGCTTACGGGCGCTTACCTTCAGATTTGAAGGTGTTGATGGTCGTTGGCTTTGTACTGCGCTCTCACTTCTCTAA
- the secA gene encoding preprotein translocase subunit SecA, which yields MPAFFDRIMRAGEGRLLRELGKVADLVNGHEARISALSDAQLRAQTPEFQKRFTDGETLEELLPEAFAVVREAAKRTLGQRHYDVQIMGGAALHRGNIAEMRTGEGKTLVATLPSYLNALAGRGVHVVTTNDYLAERDSEWMGRIHRFLGLKVGVILANMSPAERREAYLADITYGTNNEFGFDYLRDNMAWSLEECVQRDHYFAVVDEVDSILIDEARTPLIISGPADKATKWYVEFANHVGKLQRNVHYEVDEKKKTVGILEEGVTKVEELLQIGNLYEAANTPMIGYLNNAVRAKELFKRDKDYVVMNGELLIVDEHTGRMLAGRRYSEGLHQALEAKERIEIKDENQTLATITLQNYFRLYSKLSGMTGTAMTEASEFYQIYKLGVVPIPTNREMIRIDQADLVYKSEEGKFAAVTADIAEKHRKGQPVLVGTVSVEKSEELSAFLRKSGVPHEVLNAKHHEREAAIIARAGTLGAVTVATNMAGRGTDIMLGGNPEFMADFELQRRGISPVENADEYEAAWPSEIARQKAAVTKGHEDVIALGGLYVLGTERHESRRIDNQLRGRSGRQGDPGESRFYLSLQDELMRRFNSGMVERFLTAAGIPEDAPIESKMVSNAIRSAQTQVEAQNFEMRKNVLKYDDVMNRQRQVVYGERRLVLEGQDIKAQVADFVRETLTAYVTIATSNGYAEEWDLETLWKALKTIYPISFTIEDLIASVGSRNALDADYLTARIIEDCEKAYATREENLGPEVMRELERKVLLSVLDKKWREHLYEMDYLQEGIGLRAMAQRDPLVEYQREGYELFSAMMDAIKEEIASFLFNIEITVETSSNEVTGVGLEAKPLLASGLQYTAADETGVKTTGQVSRNAPCPCGSGKKFKRCHGAA from the coding sequence ATGCCAGCGTTTTTTGACAGAATTATGCGTGCAGGAGAAGGACGCCTACTTCGTGAACTCGGCAAAGTTGCCGATCTCGTCAACGGACATGAGGCCCGAATCAGCGCACTCTCAGATGCGCAGCTTCGAGCCCAGACTCCTGAGTTCCAGAAGCGCTTCACAGATGGTGAAACCCTTGAAGAGTTACTACCTGAAGCCTTTGCCGTTGTTCGAGAGGCGGCCAAGAGAACTTTAGGTCAACGCCATTATGACGTTCAGATAATGGGCGGGGCCGCTCTGCATCGAGGCAATATCGCTGAAATGCGTACAGGTGAAGGAAAGACTCTTGTAGCGACCTTACCGTCGTATTTAAACGCCCTAGCCGGTCGTGGTGTCCATGTGGTTACCACAAACGATTACTTAGCCGAGCGCGATAGTGAGTGGATGGGCCGTATCCACCGTTTCTTAGGATTAAAAGTTGGAGTAATTCTGGCCAATATGTCACCGGCCGAACGGCGCGAAGCTTACTTAGCAGATATTACATATGGTACTAATAATGAGTTTGGTTTCGATTATCTACGTGACAATATGGCGTGGTCGCTCGAAGAGTGTGTTCAAAGAGATCACTACTTTGCAGTAGTCGATGAGGTCGACTCAATTTTGATTGATGAGGCACGGACACCTTTGATTATCAGCGGTCCTGCCGATAAAGCAACCAAGTGGTACGTCGAATTTGCAAATCATGTAGGAAAATTGCAACGTAACGTGCACTATGAAGTGGATGAGAAGAAGAAGACTGTTGGAATTCTAGAAGAAGGCGTTACGAAGGTTGAAGAATTGCTGCAAATTGGTAATCTTTATGAGGCAGCTAATACACCAATGATTGGTTACTTAAATAATGCTGTGCGTGCTAAAGAGTTATTTAAGCGCGATAAAGACTATGTTGTGATGAATGGCGAACTCTTAATTGTTGATGAACACACTGGACGCATGTTGGCGGGACGTCGCTACAGTGAAGGCTTACACCAAGCATTAGAAGCTAAAGAACGAATTGAAATTAAAGATGAAAATCAAACATTAGCGACAATCACTTTACAAAACTATTTCCGGCTATATTCTAAATTATCGGGCATGACAGGTACGGCGATGACCGAGGCATCAGAGTTCTATCAAATCTATAAACTCGGTGTTGTTCCTATTCCAACTAACCGTGAAATGATTCGCATTGATCAAGCTGATTTAGTGTACAAATCCGAGGAAGGTAAATTTGCAGCTGTAACGGCAGATATTGCCGAAAAACATCGCAAGGGACAACCAGTGCTGGTTGGAACTGTTAGTGTTGAAAAATCAGAAGAGCTCTCTGCGTTTCTTCGTAAATCAGGTGTACCTCATGAAGTGCTCAATGCTAAACATCATGAACGCGAAGCGGCAATCATTGCCCGAGCTGGAACTCTAGGCGCAGTTACTGTGGCAACAAACATGGCCGGCCGAGGTACTGACATCATGCTTGGTGGAAACCCAGAGTTCATGGCAGATTTCGAACTTCAACGTCGCGGAATATCTCCTGTTGAAAATGCAGATGAGTATGAAGCTGCTTGGCCGTCCGAAATTGCACGACAGAAAGCGGCCGTTACTAAAGGTCACGAAGATGTTATTGCATTGGGTGGGCTCTATGTTCTAGGAACTGAACGTCACGAATCTCGCCGAATCGACAATCAATTGCGCGGACGTTCAGGGCGCCAAGGCGATCCGGGAGAGTCTCGTTTCTATCTCTCCTTGCAGGATGAACTCATGCGTCGATTTAACTCAGGAATGGTTGAGCGATTTTTGACCGCAGCAGGAATTCCTGAAGATGCGCCTATTGAATCCAAGATGGTAAGTAATGCAATTCGTTCTGCCCAAACGCAGGTCGAAGCTCAGAACTTTGAAATGCGAAAGAATGTTTTGAAATACGACGATGTTATGAATCGCCAACGTCAAGTTGTTTATGGTGAGCGCCGGTTAGTGCTTGAAGGTCAAGATATTAAAGCGCAAGTAGCTGATTTTGTTCGTGAGACATTGACGGCATATGTAACAATTGCAACGTCAAATGGCTATGCCGAAGAATGGGATTTGGAAACACTTTGGAAGGCACTAAAGACTATTTATCCAATCTCATTTACCATCGAAGATTTAATTGCTTCGGTTGGATCGCGTAATGCTCTGGATGCGGATTATCTGACTGCACGGATCATTGAGGATTGCGAAAAAGCATATGCCACACGTGAAGAAAATTTAGGTCCCGAAGTTATGCGCGAGTTGGAGCGTAAAGTCTTACTTTCGGTTCTAGATAAGAAGTGGCGCGAACACTTATATGAAATGGATTATCTTCAAGAGGGAATTGGACTTCGCGCAATGGCCCAACGCGATCCATTGGTTGAATACCAACGCGAGGGATATGAACTCTTTTCTGCGATGATGGATGCAATAAAGGAAGAGATTGCCAGTTTTCTTTTCAATATTGAAATCACTGTTGAGACCTCAAGCAATGAGGTAACTGGGGTGGGCCTTGAAGCAAAACCCCTTCTTGCATCAGGTTTGCAGTACACGGCCGCGGACGAAACTGGCGTAAAAACCACAGGTCAGGTCTCTAGGAATGCACCATGCCCTTGCGGATCTGGGAAAAAGTTTAAGCGCTGTCATGGCGCGGCTTAG
- the mtrB gene encoding MtrAB system histidine kinase MtrB has translation MNRFISTFRNSLALKVIISTVVLSLSVIYVAGSALNSQLSKGIKQVNLDSAMIEARSTIFNAKYRLVLAQGEKDAAVRKVIDDVIASATSLTTNENARDVVFLKSYGNTRKLNYEISSNLVDPEAIPASLSKKVRTSDDIAWSYIRIRYIGGESISGLAFGEKVLIPNAGQYEMYMLFSLANQSATLNLIQRYLLLTGFFLVLLIALITWLVVRQVVRPVREAAHIATRFTAGDFLQRMNVHSQDEISTLGHAFNEMAESLEKQFARLENLSRVQQRFVSDVSHELRTPLTTLRMASEVINTARENFDPVVARSAQLMIAQLDRFERLLEDLLEISRFDAEVAVLEAVDFDIVLLARRCADDLALVAKERSTELRIYSISESVNIKADIRRVERILRNLFSNAIDHAEEKPIAITIISSEEDVAIGVRDFGIGLDEANLIRVFDRFWRADPSRARTRGGTGLGLSIALEDARLHNGELEAWGRPGKGAHFVLTLPRQAWSGISSRLIKLQPDDVHG, from the coding sequence ATGAATCGCTTCATCTCTACTTTTCGCAACTCACTTGCGCTAAAAGTCATAATCTCAACTGTCGTGCTCTCTCTTAGTGTTATTTATGTCGCGGGCTCAGCGCTCAATTCGCAGTTATCAAAGGGAATAAAGCAAGTGAATCTAGATTCAGCGATGATTGAGGCGAGATCTACCATCTTCAATGCCAAATATCGACTAGTTTTAGCTCAAGGCGAAAAAGATGCCGCTGTTCGGAAAGTAATTGATGATGTAATTGCATCAGCAACATCGCTCACTACTAATGAAAATGCGCGTGATGTGGTGTTTTTAAAAAGTTATGGAAATACCAGAAAACTAAATTATGAGATAAGTTCGAACTTAGTTGATCCGGAAGCGATTCCGGCATCTCTTAGCAAGAAAGTTCGTACCAGTGACGATATAGCTTGGAGTTATATTCGCATTCGCTATATCGGAGGCGAGAGTATTTCAGGTCTTGCTTTTGGCGAGAAAGTTTTAATTCCTAACGCTGGGCAGTACGAGATGTACATGCTTTTCTCCTTGGCAAATCAAAGTGCAACTCTCAATCTCATTCAACGCTACCTTCTTTTAACTGGGTTTTTCTTGGTTCTTCTTATAGCTCTAATAACCTGGCTTGTAGTTAGGCAAGTTGTACGCCCCGTGCGTGAAGCTGCCCATATTGCAACGAGATTTACAGCTGGTGATTTCCTACAGCGCATGAACGTTCACTCACAAGATGAGATTTCTACGCTTGGCCATGCTTTTAATGAGATGGCAGAATCTCTAGAAAAGCAGTTCGCTAGACTAGAAAACCTGTCACGGGTGCAACAGCGTTTCGTATCAGATGTTTCACATGAGCTACGCACCCCACTTACAACTTTGCGTATGGCGTCAGAGGTTATTAACACTGCAAGGGAAAATTTCGACCCCGTAGTTGCTCGAAGCGCTCAACTCATGATTGCTCAACTTGATAGGTTCGAGAGGTTGCTGGAAGACTTACTGGAGATCAGTCGCTTTGATGCCGAGGTGGCAGTTCTTGAGGCTGTAGATTTTGATATTGTGCTGCTCGCCCGACGTTGCGCAGATGATTTGGCATTAGTAGCTAAAGAACGATCAACAGAGTTACGCATTTACTCAATTTCAGAGTCAGTGAACATAAAGGCCGATATTAGGCGCGTAGAGCGAATTTTACGAAATTTATTTTCTAATGCAATTGATCATGCAGAAGAGAAACCAATAGCCATTACTATCATTTCTAGTGAAGAAGATGTGGCTATAGGAGTTCGTGATTTTGGAATTGGTTTGGATGAAGCCAATCTGATAAGAGTCTTTGATCGATTCTGGCGTGCCGATCCTTCTAGAGCTCGAACTCGAGGTGGCACTGGGCTCGGCCTTTCAATTGCCCTTGAAGATGCGCGTTTGCATAACGGTGAACTTGAAGCGTGGGGCCGTCCAGGAAAAGGTGCACACTTTGTGCTGACTCTTCCTCGCCAGGCGTGGTCAGGTATCAGTTCCCGCTTAATCAAACTTCAGCCAGATGATGTTCATGGTTAG
- the mtrA gene encoding MtrAB system response regulator MtrA, which produces MTLVMVVDDDQDLSEMLGIVLTGAGIDVDLVSRGDEVLDVFRNNPPDLVLLDVMLPGLDGIEVCKLIRAESMVPIIMLSAKGDSFDVVRGLEAGADDYMIKPFKHPSELVARIRTRLRRTNTDISGLLTIGDLAIDVAAHQVLRAGKQIALTRLEFDLLVALAKEPGRVFSRDALLSEVWGYRHSTDTRLVNVHVQRLRAKIEHDAERPELVITIRGVGYKAGVLGGS; this is translated from the coding sequence ATGACATTGGTTATGGTCGTTGATGACGATCAAGACCTATCAGAAATGCTCGGAATAGTTCTAACCGGAGCAGGAATTGACGTTGACTTAGTAAGTCGCGGCGACGAAGTTCTCGATGTTTTCAGAAACAATCCACCAGATTTGGTTCTGCTCGACGTTATGTTGCCAGGTCTTGATGGTATTGAAGTATGTAAATTAATTCGGGCTGAATCAATGGTGCCGATAATCATGCTTAGTGCCAAAGGTGATTCTTTTGATGTTGTGAGGGGCCTTGAAGCCGGTGCCGATGATTACATGATTAAACCTTTCAAGCATCCCTCAGAGCTAGTTGCACGAATTCGCACTCGCCTGCGACGAACAAATACCGATATTTCAGGTCTTTTGACAATCGGAGATCTAGCTATAGACGTTGCAGCCCACCAAGTTTTACGCGCCGGCAAACAAATCGCACTTACTCGACTTGAGTTTGATTTGCTTGTAGCGCTCGCAAAAGAACCAGGTCGAGTATTTTCGCGCGATGCATTACTCAGTGAAGTGTGGGGATATCGTCACTCAACCGATACTCGTTTGGTAAATGTGCATGTGCAAAGGTTGCGAGCAAAAATTGAACATGATGCAGAGCGACCAGAATTAGTAATAACCATACGTGGCGTGGGCTACAAAGCTGGAGTTTTGGGCGGTTCCTAA
- the ahcY gene encoding adenosylhomocysteinase, with product MNSPITATLPRHDIADASLASQGRKRIEWAERNMPVLAQIRERFEKSQPFAGVRIAACMHVTTETANLMRVLKAGGADIALCASNPLSTQDDTAAALVHEYGISVFARNAIDRDGYYVHINAALDIAPHQVFDDGCDLVNTLHTTRKELIPNIAGGCEETTTGVIRLNQMAKDGALEFPMIAVNDTDTKHMFDNRYGTGQSTLDAVFRSTNFLLAGRILVVAGFGYCGKGVAERAKGMGADVIVTEIDPTKALDAMMQGFRVMPMIDAAKVGDVFITVTGNRDVLREEHFQVMKDGAIMANSGHFDIEIDVAWLEQNSKTKNSKMRHQTDEYVLADGRRLLLLAEGRLVNLGAAEGHPASVMDMSFSDQALTAEYLVREAKNLKPGVHEVPTYIDKEVASLKLISMGGHIDILTPAQDMYLNSWEHGS from the coding sequence GTGAACTCACCAATTACAGCAACTCTTCCACGCCATGACATCGCCGATGCATCTCTTGCATCGCAAGGTCGAAAGCGCATCGAGTGGGCAGAACGCAATATGCCGGTTCTAGCTCAGATCCGTGAGCGTTTTGAAAAGTCACAGCCTTTTGCTGGCGTGCGAATCGCTGCTTGCATGCATGTCACGACTGAAACTGCAAACCTTATGCGTGTTTTAAAGGCGGGAGGCGCTGATATTGCTCTCTGTGCTTCAAATCCATTATCAACACAAGATGACACTGCAGCAGCACTTGTCCATGAATACGGAATCAGCGTCTTCGCTCGAAATGCCATTGATCGAGATGGTTACTACGTGCACATCAACGCCGCCCTCGATATCGCACCTCACCAAGTTTTTGACGATGGCTGCGATCTTGTAAATACTCTCCATACAACACGAAAAGAGTTAATTCCTAATATCGCAGGTGGCTGTGAAGAGACCACAACTGGTGTTATCCGCCTTAACCAGATGGCAAAAGACGGAGCCCTTGAATTCCCAATGATCGCTGTTAATGATACTGACACTAAACACATGTTCGATAACCGCTACGGAACTGGTCAATCGACACTTGATGCTGTTTTCCGTTCAACTAACTTCTTACTTGCTGGACGCATCTTAGTTGTCGCAGGCTTTGGATATTGCGGTAAAGGCGTTGCAGAGCGTGCAAAGGGAATGGGCGCCGATGTCATTGTTACTGAAATCGATCCAACAAAGGCCCTTGATGCCATGATGCAGGGTTTCCGTGTAATGCCGATGATCGACGCTGCAAAGGTCGGAGATGTCTTTATCACTGTAACTGGAAATCGTGACGTCTTACGCGAAGAGCATTTTCAAGTTATGAAAGATGGCGCAATTATGGCCAACTCTGGTCACTTTGATATTGAAATTGACGTTGCATGGTTAGAGCAAAATTCAAAGACAAAGAACTCAAAAATGCGTCACCAGACCGATGAGTACGTTTTGGCTGATGGTCGCCGCTTGTTACTTCTAGCAGAGGGTCGTTTAGTAAACCTAGGTGCGGCAGAAGGACACCCAGCCTCAGTTATGGATATGTCCTTCTCTGATCAAGCGCTCACTGCCGAATACTTAGTAAGAGAAGCTAAGAACCTAAAGCCTGGCGTGCACGAGGTTCCAACATATATCGATAAGGAAGTTGCAAGCTTGAAGCTCATAAGTATGGGCGGACATATCGATATTCTTACACCCGCCCAGGATATGTACTTGAACTCTTGGGAGCACGGTAGCTAA